In Halorubrum sp. PV6, a single window of DNA contains:
- a CDS encoding TraB/GumN family protein, producing the protein MTETPGGSESPPPTANGPAVASGGEGAPPSDAAGATAEGDGSVTVVGTAHVSERSVDEVEETIERERPDVVAVELDEGRYRQMNGESPDDLDASDLLRGNTVFQFLAYWMLSYVQTQLGDRFDIEPGADMRAAIDVAEGLGIDVALVDRDIQTTIQRFWARMTITEKLRMVGGLAFGVTDSRVVGVLVGLFVGILAGPVIGLFGGSFGVTDALLTSVTGGVVAAVGVAIAVDQGGKIALSPDGRLYAAAVSGVVAGVFAAALGVLDGVVATYLGGFTVRAVGSLGLGVSFGLILGGFASLAMGALGRGGGEPEHGGIEELGMEDLTDTDVVTMMMEEFRQFSPGGAEALIDERDAFIGHRLVALREAGYDVVAVVGAGHRAGIEGYLADPASLPPMEDLVGKERGRGLPWKKAIGYAITVGFVGFFVLLALAGVANAFLLRLFAAWFLINGVFAFAFAKAAGARWTSAGVGGAVAWMTSINPMLAPGWFTGYVELRSLTVNVGDIGRLNELLSDETQSPSELIAAMLDVPLFKLIVVVAMTNIGSIVASFLFAVYVIPAMFGDVGGVDEVGRLLVQGATTGAELVRNAVTGGA; encoded by the coding sequence ATGACAGAGACGCCAGGGGGATCCGAGTCCCCGCCCCCGACGGCGAACGGCCCGGCAGTCGCCTCCGGCGGCGAGGGCGCCCCGCCGAGCGACGCGGCCGGCGCGACCGCCGAGGGCGACGGCTCGGTGACGGTCGTCGGGACCGCACACGTCTCCGAGCGGTCGGTCGACGAGGTCGAGGAGACGATCGAACGCGAGCGACCCGACGTGGTCGCCGTCGAACTCGACGAGGGGCGGTACCGGCAGATGAACGGCGAGAGCCCCGACGATCTGGACGCGAGCGACCTGCTCCGGGGCAACACCGTCTTCCAGTTCCTCGCGTACTGGATGCTGTCGTACGTCCAGACCCAGCTGGGCGACCGCTTCGACATCGAGCCCGGCGCGGACATGCGAGCCGCCATCGACGTCGCCGAGGGGCTCGGCATCGACGTGGCCTTGGTCGACAGGGACATCCAGACGACGATCCAGCGCTTCTGGGCCCGGATGACGATCACGGAGAAGCTGCGCATGGTCGGCGGGCTCGCGTTCGGCGTCACCGACTCTCGGGTCGTCGGCGTGTTGGTCGGGCTGTTCGTCGGAATCTTGGCCGGACCGGTGATCGGTCTCTTCGGCGGGAGCTTCGGCGTCACCGACGCGCTGCTGACGAGCGTCACGGGCGGCGTCGTCGCCGCGGTCGGGGTCGCCATCGCCGTCGATCAGGGGGGGAAGATCGCGCTCTCGCCCGACGGACGTCTCTACGCCGCGGCCGTCTCGGGCGTCGTCGCGGGGGTGTTCGCCGCCGCCCTCGGGGTGCTTGACGGAGTCGTCGCGACGTACCTCGGCGGGTTCACCGTGCGCGCGGTCGGGAGCCTCGGTCTCGGCGTCTCGTTCGGCCTGATCCTCGGTGGCTTCGCGTCGCTCGCGATGGGCGCCCTCGGACGGGGCGGCGGCGAGCCAGAACACGGCGGCATCGAAGAGTTGGGGATGGAGGACCTGACCGACACCGACGTGGTGACGATGATGATGGAGGAGTTCCGCCAGTTCTCGCCCGGCGGGGCCGAGGCGCTCATCGACGAGCGCGACGCCTTCATCGGCCACCGCCTCGTCGCCCTCCGCGAGGCCGGCTACGACGTGGTCGCCGTCGTCGGGGCGGGCCACCGGGCCGGGATCGAGGGGTACCTCGCCGACCCCGCCTCGCTGCCCCCGATGGAGGACCTCGTGGGGAAAGAGCGCGGGCGCGGACTCCCCTGGAAGAAGGCGATCGGCTACGCGATCACCGTCGGGTTCGTGGGCTTTTTCGTCCTGCTCGCGCTCGCCGGCGTGGCGAACGCGTTCCTGCTCCGGCTGTTCGCCGCGTGGTTCCTGATAAACGGCGTCTTCGCGTTCGCGTTCGCGAAGGCTGCCGGGGCTCGCTGGACATCTGCCGGGGTCGGCGGCGCGGTCGCGTGGATGACCTCGATCAACCCGATGCTGGCTCCCGGCTGGTTCACCGGCTACGTCGAACTGCGCAGTCTGACGGTGAACGTCGGCGACATCGGGCGGCTCAACGAGCTGCTCTCCGACGAGACGCAGTCGCCCTCGGAGCTTATTGCCGCGATGCTCGACGTGCCCCTGTTCAAGCTCATCGTCGTCGTCGCGATGACGAACATCGGCAGCATCGTCGCGAGCTTCCTGTTCGCGGTGTACGTCATCCCCGCGATGTTCGGGGACGTCGGCGGCGTCGACGAGGTGGGGCGGCTGCTGGTCCAGGGCGCAACCACTGGGGCCGAGTTGGTCCGGAACGCGGTCACGGGTGGCGCATGA
- a CDS encoding winged helix-turn-helix domain-containing protein produces MSRLLPSISDATPENREPRVVGVDDDDADALIAALGSETAREILTHLHDQPATKSELADAVDTSLQNVQYHLSKLDGANLVEVVDTTYSEKGREMDVYAAADEPLVLFAGGSAESRGIKSALMRLLGGYGVIGLAAVAAQRLLSVADPTARVTTTTDGAGGDAVGADGSDGASIESASDAGGGDIDGTVEYVVDPLADYAVSLVEPGLVFFIGAAVVFTLAWAYWYRSGR; encoded by the coding sequence ATGTCGCGGCTGTTGCCCTCCATCTCCGACGCGACCCCCGAGAACCGCGAGCCTCGGGTCGTCGGCGTCGACGACGACGACGCAGACGCCCTCATCGCGGCCCTCGGCTCCGAGACGGCGCGTGAGATTCTCACGCACCTCCACGATCAGCCGGCGACCAAGTCGGAGCTCGCCGACGCCGTCGACACCTCGCTCCAGAACGTCCAGTACCACCTCTCGAAGCTCGACGGCGCGAACCTCGTCGAGGTGGTCGACACGACCTACTCCGAGAAGGGTCGCGAGATGGACGTGTACGCGGCCGCCGACGAGCCCCTCGTGCTCTTTGCCGGCGGCTCGGCCGAGTCGCGCGGGATCAAGTCCGCGCTCATGCGCCTGCTCGGCGGGTACGGCGTCATCGGACTGGCGGCGGTCGCGGCCCAGCGTCTCCTCTCCGTCGCCGACCCGACCGCCCGCGTGACGACGACCACCGACGGGGCCGGCGGCGACGCCGTGGGCGCGGACGGCTCGGACGGCGCCTCGATCGAGTCCGCATCGGACGCCGGAGGGGGCGACATCGACGGGACCGTCGAGTACGTCGTCGACCCCCTCGCCGACTACGCCGTCTCGCTCGTCGAGCCCGGACTCGTCTTCTTCATCGGGGCCGCCGTCGTGTTCACGCTCGCGTGGGCGTACTGGTACCGGAGCGGTCGCTGA
- a CDS encoding bifunctional nuclease family protein, with translation MEHEAEVVGVGAGSAPGGDVPAVILAARDEYVPIFVSGDQAQSIGMALEGEPFDRPLTHDLLVDILTEFGGAIDRVRVDDLRDGTFYAKVDAERYEDGEPERFVFDARPSDALALAVRIDCPIVVSDEVIDEAGRSQDSVRFDDGPRGDS, from the coding sequence ATGGAACACGAAGCCGAGGTCGTCGGGGTCGGGGCGGGCTCCGCACCCGGCGGCGACGTGCCGGCGGTCATTCTTGCGGCGCGCGACGAGTACGTCCCGATCTTCGTCAGCGGCGATCAGGCGCAGTCGATCGGGATGGCACTGGAGGGCGAACCGTTCGACAGACCGCTGACACACGACCTCCTCGTCGACATCCTCACCGAGTTCGGCGGCGCGATAGACCGCGTCAGGGTCGACGACCTCAGAGACGGCACCTTCTACGCCAAAGTCGACGCCGAGCGGTACGAGGACGGCGAGCCGGAGCGGTTCGTCTTCGACGCGCGCCCCTCCGACGCGCTCGCGCTCGCCGTCCGGATCGACTGTCCGATAGTCGTCTCCGACGAAGTGATAGACGAGGCGGGACGCTCACAGGACTCGGTCCGGTTCGACGACGGCCCTCGCGGCGACTCGTAA
- a CDS encoding acyl-CoA thioesterase produces the protein MDETATVAESYTEMTELLLPNDTNNLERALGGAVLHWMDICGAIAGMRFSNRQVVTASMDHVDFISPIEMGEVAVIEGYVFNVGTTSLDVKVDVSAENPRTDEHRRTTTSYFTFVALDDDGRPASVPELIAPTEAEAELRDDAIEGRREQLKSVTERYDL, from the coding sequence ATGGACGAGACGGCGACGGTCGCGGAGTCGTACACCGAGATGACCGAACTGCTGTTGCCGAACGACACGAACAACCTCGAGCGCGCGCTCGGGGGCGCGGTCCTCCACTGGATGGACATCTGCGGCGCTATCGCCGGGATGCGCTTTTCGAACCGACAGGTCGTCACCGCGTCGATGGACCACGTCGATTTCATCTCCCCAATCGAGATGGGCGAGGTCGCCGTCATCGAGGGGTACGTGTTCAACGTGGGGACCACGAGCCTCGACGTGAAAGTCGACGTCAGCGCGGAGAACCCCCGGACCGACGAACACCGGCGGACGACCACCTCCTACTTCACCTTCGTCGCGCTCGACGACGACGGGCGCCCGGCGAGCGTCCCCGAGCTGATCGCGCCGACCGAGGCGGAGGCAGAGCTGCGCGACGACGCCATCGAGGGTCGGCGCGAGCAGCTCAAAAGCGTGACCGAGCGGTACGACCTGTAG
- a CDS encoding DUF123 domain-containing protein: MSGNGDGEGESDAGGTYTLLVDLTAPATIEVGALGAHRFDAGTYAYTGSALGPGGFSRVDRHRRTARGDNDVRHWHVDYLLGHPDAWLDRVVRSVGVDVECAVASRLPAGPLDGFGASDCDCASHLAAGSAEAGGFIKRVRSAHEAAVSGTDGRVDVVPGTS, translated from the coding sequence GTGAGCGGGAACGGCGACGGCGAGGGTGAAAGCGACGCGGGCGGCACCTACACGCTCCTCGTCGACCTCACGGCCCCGGCGACGATCGAAGTCGGCGCGCTCGGCGCCCACCGATTCGACGCCGGCACCTACGCGTACACCGGCAGCGCGCTCGGTCCCGGCGGGTTCTCGCGCGTCGACCGACACCGGCGGACCGCCCGCGGCGACAACGACGTGCGGCACTGGCACGTCGACTACCTGCTCGGCCATCCCGATGCGTGGCTCGACCGCGTGGTGCGGAGCGTCGGCGTCGACGTGGAGTGTGCGGTCGCGAGCCGGCTTCCGGCGGGGCCGCTCGACGGGTTCGGCGCGTCGGACTGCGACTGCGCGAGCCACCTCGCTGCGGGGAGCGCGGAGGCTGGCGGGTTTATAAAGCGCGTCCGCAGCGCACACGAGGCCGCGGTCTCGGGGACCGACGGCCGGGTCGACGTGGTTCCCGGCACGAGTTAA
- a CDS encoding DUF393 domain-containing protein, producing the protein MDTDPDAPVLIFDGDCPYCSVAAVALRRLEGVVAVPWEADPVGPFLDAQFGSRPFAMVLVDPGENRVYAGRSAAQELADRAGTPGIVGGLVRDNYDRIASVVGTLSGRGRDPADIHETYRLRDEARDLVADLRPAASERPDALS; encoded by the coding sequence ATGGACACAGACCCGGACGCGCCGGTGCTGATCTTCGACGGCGACTGCCCGTACTGCTCGGTCGCCGCCGTCGCGCTCAGACGGCTGGAGGGCGTCGTCGCGGTGCCGTGGGAGGCCGACCCGGTCGGGCCGTTCCTCGACGCGCAGTTCGGCTCGCGCCCGTTCGCGATGGTGCTCGTCGATCCGGGCGAGAACCGAGTGTACGCCGGGCGCTCGGCGGCACAGGAGCTCGCGGACCGCGCTGGCACGCCGGGAATCGTCGGCGGGTTGGTACGGGACAACTACGACCGGATCGCGAGCGTCGTCGGAACCTTATCGGGCCGCGGGCGCGACCCCGCCGACATCCACGAGACGTATCGGCTGCGCGACGAGGCGCGTGACCTCGTCGCCGACCTCCGCCCGGCGGCGAGCGAACGGCCGGACGCACTGTCGTGA
- a CDS encoding metal ABC transporter permease, with protein sequence MSDTPPTNGETHGPPSRGLRRTAELAGIAVTGVVAVCMLGFLLLYWAQDLPVASDLYAGFRSVGRGMDAAFGTNVFRHPIMWQSMATGVLVGIVAPLVGSFLVHREMALIGETLAHTAFAGVAIGILVTSSTGWNGSLLLVALVVGILGALVVQWLTERTDAYGDVPIAIMLSGSFAVGTLIISYGDGLTGVNIRGYLFGNLAVVTPQGARLMGVLSLLVVAGVALTYKQLLFITFDEQAARVAQLNVTGYNTLLVVLTAVVVVGAMQVLGVILVAAMLVVPVAAASQVARSFRETMYLAVIFGQISVIGGFAVSIGLGLPSGGSIVVTAIAVYLASIVGAGFSVNAISSHG encoded by the coding sequence ATGAGCGACACGCCGCCGACAAACGGCGAGACTCACGGACCGCCCAGTCGGGGGCTTCGCCGGACCGCGGAACTCGCCGGCATCGCGGTCACGGGCGTCGTCGCCGTCTGCATGCTCGGATTTCTCCTGCTCTACTGGGCGCAGGACCTCCCGGTGGCGAGTGACCTGTACGCCGGGTTCCGGTCGGTCGGTCGCGGGATGGACGCCGCGTTCGGCACGAACGTGTTCCGCCACCCGATCATGTGGCAGTCGATGGCGACCGGCGTGCTCGTCGGCATCGTCGCCCCCCTCGTGGGGTCGTTCCTCGTCCACCGCGAGATGGCGCTGATCGGCGAGACGCTCGCGCACACCGCGTTCGCCGGAGTGGCGATCGGTATCCTCGTCACGTCGTCGACCGGCTGGAACGGGTCGCTGCTGCTCGTCGCGCTCGTCGTCGGCATCCTCGGGGCGCTCGTGGTCCAGTGGCTCACGGAGCGCACCGACGCCTACGGCGACGTGCCGATAGCGATCATGCTCAGCGGGAGCTTCGCGGTCGGGACCCTCATCATCAGCTACGGCGACGGGCTCACCGGCGTCAACATCCGGGGGTACCTGTTCGGGAACCTCGCGGTCGTGACCCCGCAGGGGGCGCGGCTGATGGGCGTGCTGTCGCTGCTCGTCGTCGCGGGCGTGGCGCTGACGTACAAACAGCTCCTCTTTATCACCTTCGACGAGCAGGCCGCGCGGGTCGCTCAGTTGAACGTGACCGGGTACAACACGCTGCTCGTGGTGTTGACCGCGGTCGTCGTCGTCGGCGCGATGCAGGTCCTCGGCGTCATCCTCGTCGCGGCGATGCTCGTCGTGCCCGTCGCCGCGGCCTCGCAGGTCGCCCGGAGCTTCCGAGAGACGATGTACCTCGCCGTGATATTCGGGCAGATATCCGTGATCGGCGGCTTCGCGGTCTCTATCGGGCTCGGCCTCCCCTCGGGGGGATCGATCGTCGTCACGGCCATCGCGGTGTACCTCGCGAGCATCGTCGGCGCCGGCTTCTCGGTGAACGCCATCTCCTCGCATGGGTGA
- a CDS encoding metal ABC transporter ATP-binding protein: MSAIVDLDGVTFSYGDTVAVSDVSLRVEAGEFLGLVGPNGSGKTTLLHLMLGLHRPDEGSVELFGRPVDEFDDGGRIGYVSQKATSRGGAMPVTVRECVTMGRFAHAGRGRLSADDRAAVDDAIETVGIGELADRLVSELSGGQKQRAYIARALASDADLLALDEPTVGVDAESRDAFYALLDELNDDGITIILIEHDIGVVTDRASRIACINTELYHHGDTESFVESDALAEAYGSTGQVVHHHH; encoded by the coding sequence GTGAGCGCGATTGTCGACCTCGACGGCGTGACGTTCTCCTACGGCGACACGGTCGCCGTGAGCGACGTCTCTCTGCGAGTCGAGGCGGGGGAGTTCCTCGGCCTCGTCGGTCCGAACGGGTCCGGGAAGACCACCCTGCTCCACCTCATGCTCGGGCTGCACCGGCCCGACGAGGGGTCGGTCGAGCTGTTCGGCCGTCCCGTCGACGAGTTCGACGACGGCGGTCGGATCGGATACGTCTCACAGAAGGCGACGAGCCGCGGCGGCGCCATGCCGGTCACGGTTCGGGAGTGCGTCACCATGGGCCGGTTCGCGCACGCCGGCCGCGGGCGGCTCTCGGCCGACGACCGCGCCGCCGTTGACGACGCCATCGAGACGGTCGGCATCGGCGAACTGGCCGACCGGCTCGTCTCGGAGCTGTCGGGCGGCCAGAAACAGCGGGCGTACATCGCGCGGGCGCTGGCGAGCGACGCCGACCTGCTCGCGCTCGACGAGCCGACCGTCGGCGTCGACGCCGAGTCGCGCGACGCCTTCTACGCCCTCCTCGACGAGCTCAACGACGACGGGATCACCATCATCCTCATCGAACACGACATCGGCGTCGTCACCGACCGAGCGAGCCGAATCGCCTGTATCAACACCGAGCTGTACCATCACGGGGACACCGAGTCGTTCGTCGAGAGCGACGCCCTCGCGGAGGCGTACGGCAGCACCGGACAGGTCGTCCACCACCACCACTAA
- a CDS encoding metal ABC transporter solute-binding protein, Zn/Mn family: MTHSRRSVLRRGAGIALAGTAASLAGCSDTASGGSEEFDSGYAAFFTLHDWANQVAGDHATFEDPVDVGQLGHGWTPDGTLAADVASTDAFVYLDNPEFSWAQDLAATLEADYDTVAVIDGLAGLEGDLLEWDHSHAEAGHESEETQSHDDEHEDTSHEHGGDEHSHDEHGGDEHEGSRHDPHVWVDPVFAADIVETIAAGLSEADPDNAEAYADNAAAYGEELAAVDDAFQSIADTAARDVAVMAGHNSFQYLEARYGFRFHSPVGVSPQNEPTQTEIADTIDLVDSEGIDTVLYDRFQSSRLAESIVENSDATAAVPVTPAGGTTREWNDAGYGYLEQMTEVNIPAFKRAFDAQ, from the coding sequence ATGACACACTCACGGCGGTCGGTGCTGCGGCGCGGTGCGGGGATCGCGCTCGCCGGGACGGCGGCGTCGTTGGCGGGCTGTTCCGACACCGCGAGCGGCGGGTCCGAGGAGTTCGACTCCGGCTACGCCGCCTTCTTCACGCTGCACGACTGGGCGAACCAGGTCGCGGGGGACCACGCGACCTTCGAGGACCCCGTCGACGTGGGGCAGCTCGGCCACGGGTGGACGCCGGACGGGACGCTCGCCGCAGACGTCGCGTCGACGGACGCGTTCGTCTACCTCGACAACCCGGAGTTCTCGTGGGCGCAGGACCTCGCCGCGACGCTCGAAGCCGACTACGACACGGTGGCCGTGATCGACGGCCTCGCGGGCCTCGAGGGCGACCTCCTCGAGTGGGACCACTCTCACGCGGAAGCCGGCCACGAGTCGGAGGAGACCCAGAGCCACGACGACGAACACGAGGACACGAGCCACGAACACGGCGGCGACGAACACAGCCACGACGAACACGGCGGCGACGAGCACGAGGGCAGCCGGCACGATCCGCACGTCTGGGTCGACCCGGTGTTCGCGGCCGACATCGTCGAGACGATCGCGGCGGGCCTCTCGGAGGCGGACCCGGACAACGCCGAGGCGTACGCCGACAACGCGGCCGCGTACGGCGAGGAACTCGCCGCCGTCGACGACGCGTTCCAGTCCATCGCCGACACCGCCGCGCGCGACGTGGCCGTGATGGCGGGCCACAACTCCTTCCAGTACTTGGAGGCTCGCTACGGGTTCCGCTTTCACTCGCCGGTCGGCGTCTCGCCGCAGAACGAGCCGACGCAGACGGAGATCGCCGACACGATCGACCTCGTCGACAGCGAGGGGATCGACACGGTGTTGTACGACCGTTTCCAGTCGTCGCGGCTCGCGGAGTCGATAGTCGAGAACAGCGACGCGACCGCGGCGGTTCCGGTCACGCCCGCCGGCGGGACGACCCGCGAGTGGAACGACGCCGGGTACGGTTACCTCGAGCAGATGACCGAGGTCAACATCCCCGCGTTTAAACGGGCGTTCGACGCGCAGTGA